TGGTGACGATTTTGAAAAGCTATCGGCCAAGAATTATTACTCCTTATCAATTGAAGAGAGAAGGGCACTTGAATTGGCTCCTATATTGGCCAAAGCAGATTATTTGATGGATATTCATTCCACGATCAAAAAATCCATCCCTTTTGTCTATATAAAAAATTCTTTAAAACATATTATGATCGCAAAAATCTTTGGCACAAAATTCGTCGTTTCTTCTTTATTTTATTGTAAGGCAAAAAGTCTGCATTCCTCCGTGGATAACTTTGTTGATAAAGCCGGGGGTATCGGTATTACATATGAAACAGGATGGCATAAGGATACGTCTGTTTTTGGTGAAACCATGAGCAAGGTTAAACAATTTTTAAGTTTTGTTGGTTCAGCTTTTCACACATTTCCAGGAGTTTCCAAGACAAGGGGGCCAAAGCATATTCTCATTTATAAGGAAATACTGCCCAAAAAAAAGCAATTTACTTTTCAGCAGGATTACAGAAATCTTGATTTTTTAAAAAAAGGGACTCAACTTGCCACCGATGGAACCAAAAAAATAATTGTTACCCAAGATTCATATATAGTTTTTCCAAAAACAGATATTCGCATGGGAAGAACGGCCTGTTATCTGGCAAAGGAAATTTTAACCCATAACAACATTCATCATGACTAAATTATGGAAAAAATCAGGAAAAAAGACTCATCCAGCCGTTAATAATTACATTGTTTCTAAAAACTGTGAACAAGATTCAATTCTTTTGCCATACGATGTTCAAGCTTCGATGGCGCATGCCAAAATGCTTCATAAAGTTGGATTATTGTCGAAAAAAGAGGAGAACATGCTCGTAAAAGGCCTTAAAGAAATAGAAGCACTTTATACAAAAGGTAAGTTCC
This window of the Candidatus Peregrinibacteria bacterium genome carries:
- a CDS encoding succinylglutamate desuccinylase/aspartoacylase family protein — its product is MKTLPSHIYHFSGTKKGPTVVIFGATHGNEIVGANIIEQLKKTLPKEEIFGEIYLIIGNPDALQKKVRFIDFDLNRLFGDDFEKLSAKNYYSLSIEERRALELAPILAKADYLMDIHSTIKKSIPFVYIKNSLKHIMIAKIFGTKFVVSSLFYCKAKSLHSSVDNFVDKAGGIGITYETGWHKDTSVFGETMSKVKQFLSFVGSAFHTFPGVSKTRGPKHILIYKEILPKKKQFTFQQDYRNLDFLKKGTQLATDGTKKIIVTQDSYIVFPKTDIRMGRTACYLAKEILTHNNIHHD